The following proteins are co-located in the Podarcis raffonei isolate rPodRaf1 chromosome 5, rPodRaf1.pri, whole genome shotgun sequence genome:
- the RUFY2 gene encoding RUN and FYVE domain-containing protein 2 isoform X3 — protein MEEAEEGWRKAVKGAKAGSTSLSCSGSCCSSLAMAVKDPTAVERTNLLNMAKLSIKGLIESALSFGRTLDSDYPPLQQFFVVMEHCLKHGLKVKKSFLSYNKTIWGPLELVEKLYPEAEEIAASVRDLPGLKTPLGRARAWLRLALMQKKMADYLRCLIFQKELLGEFYEYHALMMEEEGAVIVGLLVGLNVIDANLCVKGEDLDSQVGVIDFSMYLKNEDDIESKERNDHIAAILDQKNYVEELNRQLNSTVSSLHTRVDSLEKSNTKLIEELAIAKNNIIKLQEENHHLRSENTLILMKTQHHLEVNKVDAEAELQTYKHSRQSLDDMYNEAHRQLREESQLRQDIENELMVQVGMKHEIELAMKLLEKDIHEKQDTLISLRQQLEEVKGINVEMYKKLQVSDDALKEKNEIIGRLEDKTNQITATMKQLEQSDKELLTQTRTIAMSLVKCASNEGQHQYKLVKDISF, from the exons atggaggaggcggaggagggctGGAGAAAGGCCGTGAAAGGAGCAAAGGCTGGGTCCACCTCGCTGAGCTGCTCGGGCAGCTGCTGCTCCTCGCTGGCGATGG ctGTGAAAGACCCCACAGCTGTTGAGCGAACAAATTTATTGAATATGGCCAAACTGAGTATCAAGGGACTCATTGAATCTGCCCTGAGCTTTGGTCGAACCCTTGATTCTGACTATCCACCTCTGCAACAGTTCTTCGTTGTTATGGAGCACTGCCTGAAACATGGCCTTAAAG TAAAAAAGTCTTTTCTCAGTTACAATAAAACAATATGGGGTCCTCTGGAGCTTGTGGAGAAGTTGTACCCAGAAGCTGAGGAAATCGCTGCTAGTGTTAGAGATTTGCCTGGTCTCAA GACTCCACTAGGACGTGCCCGAGCTTGGTTACGATTGGCACTTATGCAAAAAAAGATGGCTGATTATCTACGATGTCTCATCTTTCAGAAGGAATTGCTTGG CGAATTTTATGAATATCATGCACTGATGATGGAAGAAGAAGGAGCCGTTATCGTTGGCTTGCTCGTTGGGTTAAATGTAATTGATGCAAATCTTTGTGTAAAAGGAGAAGACTTGGATTCACAA GTTGGTGTGATTGATTTCTCTATGTATTTAAAGAATGAAGATGATATTGAAAGCAAAGAAAG AAATGACCATATTGCTGCTATATTGGATCAAAAGAATTATGTTGAAGAACTAAACAGGCAGCTGAA TAGCACAGTCAGCAGTCTCCATACACGCGTTGATTCGCTAGAGAAGTCAAACACTAAACTAATTGAAGAG TTAGCAATAGCCAAAAATAATATAATTAAACTTCAAGAAGAAAATCATCACTTGCGAAGTGAAAATACACTCATCTTAATGAAAACACAGCATCATCTAGAG GTGAACAAAGTGGATGCTGAAGCAGAACTTCAGACATACAAGCACTCCAGACAAAGCCTGGATGACATGTACAATGAAGCACATAGGCAGCTTCGAGAAGAATCACAGTTGAGACAA gATATAGAGAATGAGCTGATGGTTCAAGTTGGTATGAAGCATGAGATAGAACTTGCAATGAAGTTGTTGGAGAAGGATATACATGAAAAACAAGACACTCTTATAAGCCTGCGGCAACAGTTGGAGGAAGTCAAAGGAATAAATGTAGAAATGTACAAAAAGCTACAA GTTTCAGATGATGCGCTGAAAGAAAAGAACGAAATCATTGGCAGACTTGAAGATAAAACCAATCAGATTACAGCAACTATGAAGCAGTTGGAGCAAAG TGACAAAGAATTGTTAACGCAAACCAGGACTATTGCAATGTCCTTAGTGAAATGTGCCAGCAATGAAGGGCAGCATCAGTACAAGCTTGTTAAAGATATATCATTTTGA